A window from Luteibacter flocculans encodes these proteins:
- the groL gene encoding chaperonin GroEL (60 kDa chaperone family; promotes refolding of misfolded polypeptides especially under stressful conditions; forms two stacked rings of heptamers to form a barrel-shaped 14mer; ends can be capped by GroES; misfolded proteins enter the barrel where they are refolded when GroES binds) has translation MAAKEVRFGEDVRARMLKGVNTLANAVKVTLGPKGRNVVLEKSFGAPTVTKDGVSVAKEIELADKYENIGAQIVKEAASKTSDVAGDGTTTATVLAQAFIQEGLKAVAAGINPMDLKRGIDQAVTAAVGELKNLSNPTADDKAIAQVGTISANSDADIGDIIANAMKKVGKEGVITVEEGSGLENELDVVEGMQFDRGYLSPYFINNQQSQQVELDDPFILIHDKKISNVRELLPVLEAVAKAAKPLLIVAEEVEGEALATLVVNTIRGIVKVAAVKAPGFGDRRKAILEDIAQLTGGTVISEEVGLALDKATINDLGRAKRVVITKENTTIIDGAGDAEGIQSRIKQIKAQIEETSSDYDREKLQERVAKLAGGVAVIKVGAATEVEMKEKKARVEDALHATRAAVEEGVVPGGGVALIRSLKALEGLKGKNPDQDLGIAITRRALEAPLRAIVANAGEEPSVVLNKVKEGQGNFGYNAANGEFGDMIAFGILDPTKVTRSALQFAASVAGSIITTEAAVSELPKKDEGHAHGGPGGMGGMGGMDF, from the coding sequence ATGGCAGCTAAAGAAGTCCGTTTCGGCGAAGACGTACGCGCTCGCATGCTGAAGGGTGTCAACACCCTCGCGAATGCCGTCAAGGTCACCCTGGGCCCGAAGGGCCGCAATGTCGTGCTCGAGAAGAGCTTCGGCGCCCCGACCGTCACCAAGGACGGCGTCTCGGTCGCGAAGGAAATCGAACTCGCCGACAAGTACGAGAACATCGGCGCGCAGATCGTGAAGGAAGCCGCTTCCAAGACGTCCGACGTCGCGGGTGACGGCACCACGACCGCCACCGTGCTGGCTCAGGCGTTCATCCAGGAAGGCCTCAAGGCCGTGGCCGCCGGCATCAACCCGATGGACCTGAAGCGCGGTATCGACCAGGCCGTCACGGCCGCCGTCGGCGAGCTGAAGAATCTCTCCAACCCGACCGCCGACGACAAGGCGATCGCCCAGGTCGGCACCATCTCGGCCAACTCCGACGCCGACATCGGCGACATCATCGCCAACGCGATGAAGAAGGTTGGCAAGGAAGGCGTCATCACGGTCGAGGAAGGCTCGGGCCTCGAGAACGAACTCGACGTCGTCGAGGGCATGCAGTTCGACCGCGGCTACCTGTCGCCGTACTTCATCAACAACCAGCAGTCGCAGCAGGTTGAACTGGACGACCCGTTCATCCTCATCCACGACAAGAAGATCTCGAACGTGCGCGAGCTCCTGCCGGTGCTCGAGGCCGTTGCCAAGGCGGCCAAGCCGCTGCTGATCGTGGCCGAGGAAGTCGAGGGCGAAGCCCTGGCGACCCTCGTCGTCAACACGATCCGCGGCATCGTGAAGGTCGCTGCCGTCAAGGCCCCGGGCTTCGGCGATCGTCGCAAGGCCATCCTGGAAGACATCGCGCAGCTCACGGGCGGCACGGTCATCTCCGAGGAAGTGGGTCTGGCGCTCGACAAGGCCACGATCAACGATCTGGGCCGCGCCAAGCGCGTCGTGATCACCAAGGAAAACACCACGATCATCGACGGTGCCGGCGATGCCGAGGGCATCCAGTCGCGCATCAAGCAGATCAAGGCGCAGATCGAGGAAACCTCCTCCGACTACGACCGCGAGAAGCTGCAGGAGCGTGTTGCCAAGCTTGCCGGCGGCGTTGCCGTCATCAAGGTCGGCGCCGCGACGGAAGTCGAGATGAAGGAAAAGAAGGCCCGCGTCGAAGACGCCCTGCACGCCACGCGTGCGGCCGTCGAAGAAGGCGTGGTCCCGGGCGGCGGCGTTGCCCTGATCCGTTCGCTCAAGGCGCTGGAAGGCCTGAAGGGCAAGAACCCGGACCAGGACCTCGGTATCGCCATCACCCGTCGCGCCCTGGAAGCCCCGCTGCGCGCCATCGTCGCCAATGCCGGCGAAGAGCCGTCCGTGGTGCTGAACAAGGTCAAGGAAGGCCAGGGCAACTTCGGCTACAACGCTGCCAACGGTGAGTTCGGCGACATGATCGCCTTCGGCATCCTGGACCCGACCAAGGTCACGCGTTCGGCGCTGCAGTTCGCCGCCTCGGTGGCCGGCTCGATCATCACGACCGAAGCGGCCGTGAGCGAGCTGCCGAAGAAGGACGAAGGTCACGCCCACGGTGGTCCGGGCGGCATGGGTGGCATGGGCGGTATGGACTTCTAA
- a CDS encoding co-chaperone GroES produces MSKLRPLHDRVIVKRLEEERVSAGGIVIPDSATEKPTRGKVIAAGTGLLLASGQLRPMGVKEGDVVLFGKYAGQEIKVDGEELVFLKEDDIVAVLEG; encoded by the coding sequence ATGAGCAAACTGCGCCCGCTGCACGATCGCGTCATCGTCAAGCGTCTTGAGGAAGAGCGTGTTTCCGCCGGTGGCATCGTCATCCCGGACAGCGCCACCGAGAAGCCCACCCGCGGCAAGGTCATCGCCGCCGGTACCGGCCTGCTGCTTGCCAGCGGTCAGCTCCGCCCGATGGGCGTGAAGGAAGGCGACGTGGTCCTGTTCGGCAAGTACGCCGGCCAGGAGATCAAGGTCGACGGCGAAGAGCTGGTCTTCCTGAAGGAAGACGACATCGTGGCGGTTCTGGAGGGCTGA
- the cutA gene encoding divalent-cation tolerance protein CutA has product MSEAIVILIACPPGDVPAALASGLVEAGLAACVNHLPGMRSTYRWEGKVVTDAEDLLLVKTVRESFAAVEAFVAAHHPYEVPEIVALPIAAAHAPYLRWLETSVPASQYGTARS; this is encoded by the coding sequence ATGTCCGAAGCCATCGTCATTCTCATTGCCTGCCCGCCCGGCGACGTGCCGGCCGCGCTCGCCAGCGGCCTCGTCGAGGCTGGCCTCGCCGCCTGCGTGAACCACCTTCCCGGTATGCGGTCCACCTACCGCTGGGAGGGCAAGGTGGTCACCGACGCCGAAGACCTCCTGCTGGTGAAGACGGTCCGCGAGTCCTTCGCGGCCGTTGAAGCCTTCGTCGCCGCGCACCACCCGTACGAGGTGCCGGAGATCGTCGCGCTGCCCATCGCGGCGGCCCACGCGCCGTATCTCCGCTGGCTGGAGACCTCGGTCCCTGCAAGCCAATACGGAACCGCCCGGTCATAA
- a CDS encoding protein-disulfide reductase DsbD family protein, producing the protein MTSFARLVRNLVAGLGLLTIALPSLAQDDGDLLPVTQAFQLTSDASQPGMVKLHWRIAPDYYLYRGRIKIKAADPGVTLGEPALPDGLKKHDEYLGDVEIYHGDIEASVPYTLADASTKTLALDVQYQGCHEVEPKICYPPNTEHLKLAIGGASTIPAPAPAAPAASGAALLGAPASTPGVEAQPLPADQAFRFEALVKDRQSVLLRWTMPKDYYLYRDKTQITVTSPAGVSAGEPDWPSGTAHHDEHFGDTIVYFDQVELPVPLHGAGSATSVGLDVAYQGCLENGICYPVMKRHVTLDLAAGTASVGAADEAQPAAAPADVAPTPPPAGMGTDSEAPVGFVAAIGLALLGGLVLNLMPCVLPVLSLKAVTVLESGESQTAARRHALWYTAGVLVAFAALGLVIVGIRAAGHGIQWGAQFQQPLAIGLLVYVMLAVGLSMSGVFEIGGSLGNVGSGLAARSGPAGDFFTGVLAVVVASPCTAPFMGSAIAFAFAAPPVVAFLIFLALGLGLALPFLVIGFVPAVARLLPRPGRWMETLKQALAFPMYLTAVWLLWVLTKQRGADATALVLAGGVLLAMALWWYGRSRGGRLSWVFTTVLAIGAAAALWVVHGLPAASSTTVATDGSIPYSPEKLAELRRDGTPVFVDMTADWCITCKANEKAVLDTAAFKDLLKRTGTVYMKGDWTDVNATIAAFLEQYHSVGVPLYVVYPKGGGDGRKLSTVLTYDRVEAALQAAAGP; encoded by the coding sequence ATGACGTCGTTTGCCCGCCTCGTGCGGAACCTGGTCGCTGGCCTCGGCCTGTTGACCATCGCCCTTCCCTCGCTCGCGCAGGACGATGGCGACCTGCTGCCGGTCACCCAGGCCTTCCAGCTCACCTCCGATGCGAGCCAGCCGGGGATGGTGAAGCTGCACTGGCGGATCGCCCCCGACTATTACCTCTACCGGGGCCGGATCAAGATCAAGGCCGCCGACCCGGGCGTGACGCTGGGCGAGCCGGCGCTCCCCGACGGCCTGAAGAAACACGACGAGTACCTCGGCGACGTGGAGATCTACCACGGCGATATCGAGGCCAGCGTGCCCTACACGCTGGCCGACGCCAGCACGAAGACGCTGGCGCTGGACGTGCAGTACCAGGGCTGCCACGAGGTGGAGCCCAAGATCTGCTACCCGCCGAACACCGAGCACCTCAAGCTCGCGATCGGTGGTGCGTCCACTATCCCGGCGCCCGCGCCCGCCGCACCGGCTGCCTCGGGTGCTGCACTGCTCGGCGCGCCCGCCTCTACACCTGGCGTGGAGGCCCAGCCGCTGCCGGCTGATCAGGCGTTCCGCTTCGAGGCCCTGGTCAAGGATCGCCAGAGCGTGCTGCTGCGCTGGACGATGCCCAAGGACTACTACCTGTATCGCGACAAGACGCAGATCACCGTGACCTCGCCGGCTGGCGTGTCTGCCGGCGAACCGGACTGGCCCAGCGGTACCGCGCACCACGACGAACACTTTGGCGACACCATCGTCTATTTCGACCAGGTGGAACTGCCCGTGCCGCTGCACGGCGCGGGTAGTGCCACGTCGGTTGGACTCGACGTCGCCTACCAGGGCTGCCTCGAGAACGGCATCTGCTATCCGGTCATGAAGCGTCACGTGACGCTCGATCTCGCTGCTGGCACGGCCTCGGTCGGTGCTGCCGACGAAGCGCAACCCGCCGCCGCACCGGCCGACGTCGCCCCCACGCCGCCTCCGGCAGGCATGGGCACCGATAGCGAGGCTCCCGTTGGCTTCGTCGCTGCCATCGGTCTCGCCCTGCTTGGCGGACTCGTGCTCAACCTGATGCCCTGTGTCCTGCCCGTACTTTCGCTCAAGGCCGTCACCGTGCTGGAAAGCGGTGAGAGCCAGACAGCCGCGCGTCGCCATGCGCTCTGGTACACGGCCGGGGTACTCGTCGCCTTCGCGGCACTGGGGCTGGTGATCGTCGGCATCCGCGCCGCCGGACACGGCATCCAGTGGGGCGCGCAGTTCCAGCAGCCGCTGGCGATCGGTTTGCTGGTCTACGTGATGCTCGCCGTGGGGCTGTCGATGTCTGGCGTGTTCGAGATCGGTGGATCGCTGGGCAACGTCGGCAGCGGCCTCGCGGCGCGCTCCGGCCCCGCCGGCGATTTCTTCACCGGCGTGCTGGCCGTGGTGGTCGCGAGCCCATGCACGGCGCCGTTCATGGGCTCGGCCATTGCCTTCGCGTTCGCCGCACCGCCCGTGGTGGCCTTCCTGATCTTCCTGGCCCTTGGCCTTGGTCTGGCGCTGCCGTTCCTCGTCATCGGCTTCGTGCCGGCCGTGGCTCGACTGCTGCCGCGACCGGGACGCTGGATGGAGACGCTGAAGCAGGCACTCGCGTTCCCGATGTATCTCACGGCGGTCTGGCTGCTGTGGGTGCTGACCAAGCAACGCGGGGCCGACGCCACCGCACTCGTGCTGGCCGGTGGCGTGCTGCTGGCCATGGCGCTCTGGTGGTATGGGCGCAGCCGCGGTGGGCGGTTGTCCTGGGTGTTCACGACCGTGCTGGCGATCGGCGCCGCCGCGGCGCTGTGGGTGGTGCATGGCCTGCCGGCAGCGTCCAGCACGACCGTCGCCACCGACGGCTCCATCCCTTACTCGCCCGAGAAGCTGGCCGAGCTGCGCCGCGACGGCACGCCCGTCTTCGTCGACATGACGGCGGACTGGTGCATCACCTGCAAGGCCAATGAGAAAGCCGTGCTAGACACGGCGGCCTTCAAGGATCTGCTCAAGCGCACCGGCACGGTCTACATGAAAGGCGACTGGACCGACGTCAACGCGACCATCGCCGCCTTCCTCGAGCAATACCATTCGGTCGGCGTGCCGCTTTACGTCGTCTACCCGAAGGGCGGCGGCGACGGTCGCAAGCTGTCCACGGTGCTCACCTACGATCGGGTCGAGGCAGCGCTGCAGGCCGCCGCCGGCCCATGA
- a CDS encoding TlpA family protein disulfide reductase, whose amino-acid sequence MTRSVTVWIVVLAIAAGALGLYLEHRRLNPPPPNGVTVADVGERPAEATFLTVDGKPRQLSDWRGKRLLINFWATWCAPCRREMPLLSENAARYRDRNVAIVGVAEDNASAVRTYLGDKPVSYPIVLADSEAQGGSLSFGNTRRVLPYSVLIGEDGRILRRKLGAFSQAELDEWLTPDR is encoded by the coding sequence ATGACACGAAGCGTCACCGTCTGGATCGTCGTGCTCGCCATCGCGGCCGGCGCGCTCGGTCTGTACCTCGAACACCGTCGCCTGAATCCACCTCCGCCGAATGGCGTCACGGTGGCCGACGTGGGCGAGCGGCCGGCGGAAGCCACGTTCCTTACGGTGGACGGCAAGCCCCGCCAGCTTTCCGACTGGCGCGGCAAGCGCCTGCTCATCAACTTCTGGGCCACATGGTGCGCGCCGTGCCGACGCGAGATGCCGCTGCTCAGCGAGAACGCCGCACGCTATCGCGATCGCAACGTCGCGATCGTCGGCGTGGCTGAGGACAACGCCAGCGCGGTGCGCACCTACCTTGGCGACAAGCCCGTCAGCTACCCCATCGTGCTGGCCGACTCGGAAGCACAGGGAGGCTCGCTGTCATTCGGCAACACGCGGCGGGTCTTGCCGTACAGCGTCCTCATCGGCGAGGACGGGCGTATCCTCCGCCGCAAGCTTGGCGCCTTCTCGCAGGCGGAACTCGACGAATGGCTCACCCCCGACCGATGA
- a CDS encoding DUF1415 domain-containing protein — protein sequence MDALPTPDEAIDATRCWLERAVIGLNLCPFAKAVHKKGQVRYVVSEATQPLQLHADLVRELETLRDADPEAIDTTLLIHPGVLADFMDFNEFLEVADDTVADLALEGEIQVASFHPHFQFEGTAPDDVTNFTNRSPFPTLHLLREASIDRAVAAFPDAASIFETNIATLDKLGVEGWQALFAKP from the coding sequence ATGGATGCCCTGCCCACGCCCGACGAGGCGATCGACGCCACCCGCTGCTGGCTCGAACGCGCGGTGATCGGTCTCAACCTCTGCCCTTTCGCGAAGGCCGTGCACAAGAAAGGGCAGGTACGCTACGTCGTCAGCGAGGCCACCCAGCCCCTGCAACTGCACGCGGACCTGGTCCGGGAACTGGAAACCCTGCGCGACGCCGACCCGGAAGCCATCGACACCACGCTGCTGATCCATCCGGGCGTGCTCGCCGACTTCATGGACTTCAACGAATTCCTCGAGGTGGCCGACGACACCGTGGCCGACCTGGCGTTGGAAGGCGAGATCCAGGTCGCCAGCTTCCATCCGCATTTTCAGTTCGAGGGCACCGCGCCCGACGACGTCACCAACTTCACCAACCGGTCGCCCTTCCCCACCCTGCACCTGTTGCGCGAAGCCAGCATCGATCGGGCGGTAGCAGCCTTTCCCGATGCGGCGTCCATCTTCGAGACGAACATCGCCACGCTGGACAAGCTGGGTGTGGAAGGCTGGCAGGCGCTGTTCGCGAAGCCCTGA
- the aroQ gene encoding type II 3-dehydroquinate dehydratase has protein sequence MARILVLHGPNLNLLGAREPSVYGHETLADINASLQARAQAAGHDLGWFQSNAEHELIGRIHQARDEGTAWILINPAAFTHTSVALRDALAGVAIPFIEIHLSNPHAREPFRHHSYVSDIATGVICGLGGDSYRLALEAALLRLAVPAA, from the coding sequence GTGGCCAGGATCCTCGTCCTGCACGGACCCAACCTCAATCTGCTCGGCGCACGTGAGCCTTCGGTCTACGGCCACGAAACCCTGGCCGACATCAACGCGTCGCTACAGGCGCGCGCTCAGGCCGCAGGGCACGACCTCGGCTGGTTCCAGTCGAACGCGGAGCATGAGCTGATCGGCCGGATCCATCAGGCGCGCGACGAAGGCACCGCGTGGATCCTCATCAATCCAGCCGCGTTCACGCATACATCGGTGGCCTTGCGCGACGCGCTGGCCGGAGTCGCCATTCCGTTCATCGAGATTCACTTGTCGAATCCGCACGCACGCGAGCCATTCCGGCACCACTCGTACGTGTCGGACATCGCCACCGGCGTAATCTGCGGGTTGGGTGGCGACAGCTATCGCCTGGCGCTGGAAGCCGCCCTGCTCCGCCTCGCCGTACCGGCTGCCTGA
- the accB gene encoding acetyl-CoA carboxylase biotin carboxyl carrier protein: protein MDLRKIKKLIDLLEESNLAELEIKEGEEVVRLSRVPKGGVAVAAPQPMMAAPVAAATAAPAAAPAVAAAPAADAGLPPGHVVKAPMVGTFYAASTPGAPAFATIGKQVKAGETLGIIEAMKMFNQIEADVAGTVVAILVENGQPVEFDEPMFVIA, encoded by the coding sequence ATGGACCTGCGCAAGATCAAGAAGCTCATCGACCTGCTCGAAGAGTCCAACCTCGCCGAGCTGGAAATCAAGGAAGGCGAGGAAGTGGTTCGTCTCTCGCGCGTGCCGAAGGGCGGCGTTGCCGTCGCCGCGCCGCAGCCGATGATGGCCGCTCCCGTCGCCGCCGCTACGGCCGCTCCCGCAGCGGCACCGGCCGTAGCGGCCGCGCCGGCCGCCGATGCCGGGCTGCCCCCGGGCCACGTCGTCAAGGCGCCCATGGTCGGCACGTTCTACGCCGCCTCCACGCCCGGCGCCCCGGCGTTCGCAACCATCGGCAAGCAGGTCAAGGCCGGTGAAACGCTCGGCATCATCGAGGCCATGAAGATGTTCAACCAGATCGAGGCCGACGTGGCCGGTACCGTCGTCGCCATCCTGGTCGAGAACGGCCAGCCGGTGGAATTCGACGAACCGATGTTCGTCATCGCCTGA
- the accC gene encoding acetyl-CoA carboxylase biotin carboxylase subunit — MLEKVVIANRGEIALRVLRACNALGIKTVAVHSTVDRNLKHVGLADESVCIGPAPSAESYLNIPAIIAAAEITDAGAIHPGYGFLSENANFAEQVEKSGFVFIGPTADVIRLMGDKVEAIRAMKAAGVPCVPGSGGPLGEDVDENIRIAREIGYPVIIKAAGGGGGRGMRVVRTEAHLANSIVMTKQEAKAAFSNDQVYMEKFLENPRHVEIQVLADGQGNAIHLGERDCSMQRRHQKVVEEAPAPGITPELRAQIGKVCVDACIRIGYRGAGTFEFLFENGKFYFIEMNTRIQVEHPVTELVTGIDLVREQLLIASGHKLSIRQEDVVLNGHAIECRVNAEDPDTFMPSPGTVKRFEAPGGPGVRVDTHLYDGYRIPPNYDSMIGKIIVHGPDRATAIARMRMALNETVIEGVKCNIPLQQRIMADAGFQQGGQNIHYLEKRIAEQKETPPPV, encoded by the coding sequence ATGCTCGAGAAGGTCGTCATTGCCAACCGCGGCGAAATCGCGCTGCGGGTGCTGCGCGCGTGCAACGCGCTCGGCATCAAGACGGTCGCGGTGCACTCCACCGTCGATCGCAACCTCAAGCACGTCGGCCTTGCCGACGAATCGGTATGCATCGGGCCGGCACCCTCGGCCGAGAGCTACCTCAACATTCCGGCCATCATCGCCGCGGCCGAAATCACCGATGCCGGCGCCATCCATCCGGGATACGGCTTTCTCTCCGAGAACGCCAACTTCGCCGAGCAGGTGGAGAAGTCGGGCTTCGTCTTCATCGGCCCCACGGCCGACGTCATCCGTCTCATGGGTGACAAGGTCGAAGCGATCCGCGCCATGAAGGCCGCTGGCGTGCCGTGCGTGCCGGGCTCGGGCGGCCCGCTCGGCGAAGACGTGGACGAGAACATCCGCATCGCGCGCGAGATCGGCTATCCGGTCATCATCAAGGCAGCGGGCGGTGGCGGCGGTCGCGGCATGCGCGTCGTGCGCACCGAGGCGCACCTCGCCAACTCCATCGTCATGACGAAGCAGGAAGCCAAGGCGGCCTTCAGCAACGATCAGGTCTATATGGAGAAGTTCCTGGAAAATCCGCGTCACGTGGAGATCCAGGTGCTCGCGGACGGCCAGGGCAACGCCATCCATCTGGGCGAGCGCGATTGCTCGATGCAGCGCCGCCATCAGAAGGTGGTGGAAGAAGCACCGGCCCCGGGCATCACGCCGGAACTGCGCGCACAGATCGGCAAGGTGTGCGTGGATGCGTGCATCCGCATCGGCTACCGCGGCGCAGGCACGTTCGAGTTCCTGTTCGAGAACGGCAAGTTCTACTTCATCGAGATGAACACGCGCATCCAGGTGGAGCATCCGGTCACCGAACTGGTCACCGGCATCGACCTGGTGCGCGAGCAGTTGCTCATTGCCAGCGGCCACAAGCTCTCGATCCGCCAGGAAGACGTGGTGCTCAACGGCCACGCCATCGAGTGCCGCGTGAATGCGGAAGATCCCGATACCTTCATGCCCAGCCCCGGCACGGTGAAGCGTTTCGAGGCGCCGGGTGGCCCCGGCGTACGCGTGGATACGCATCTGTACGACGGCTACCGCATTCCGCCGAACTACGATTCCATGATCGGCAAGATCATCGTCCACGGCCCGGATCGCGCCACCGCCATCGCGCGCATGCGCATGGCGCTGAACGAGACGGTGATCGAGGGCGTGAAGTGCAACATTCCGTTGCAGCAGCGGATCATGGCCGACGCCGGTTTCCAGCAGGGTGGCCAGAACATCCACTATCTGGAGAAACGGATAGCGGAGCAGAAGGAAACACCGCCACCGGTGTGA
- the prmA gene encoding 50S ribosomal protein L11 methyltransferase, whose translation MPWLELSLTIRAAEQPRVEAALEDLGALSITLQDADAETPDEEAIFEPGVGEIPLWKQIVLNALFDADADRRGLTAAIADDLPFIEPSHIEWRVVEDQDWERAWMDQFKPMPFGRRLWVYPWNIEPPVDGDIVVVRLDPGLAFGTGTHPTTAMCLEWLDGQQLARKHVLDYGCGSGILAIAALKLGALRATGIDNDPQALLASRDNAERNGVAGDLDVYLPGEAPEALADVLVANILAGPLGELAPTFAAAVKPGAPFALSGILHGQHDELLKRYAEWFENLEVRTLEDWVRISGYRKSD comes from the coding sequence ATGCCCTGGCTCGAACTCTCCCTCACGATCCGCGCCGCCGAACAGCCGCGCGTCGAAGCCGCGCTGGAGGATCTCGGCGCGCTGTCCATTACCTTGCAGGACGCCGATGCGGAGACGCCTGACGAAGAGGCGATCTTCGAGCCCGGCGTCGGTGAGATCCCGCTGTGGAAGCAGATCGTGCTGAACGCCTTGTTCGACGCGGACGCCGATCGCCGGGGCCTCACCGCCGCCATCGCGGACGACCTGCCGTTCATCGAGCCGTCGCATATCGAGTGGCGCGTCGTTGAGGACCAGGACTGGGAACGCGCGTGGATGGACCAGTTCAAGCCGATGCCGTTCGGCCGTCGCTTGTGGGTCTATCCGTGGAACATCGAACCGCCCGTGGATGGCGACATCGTGGTGGTGCGGCTCGATCCGGGTCTGGCCTTCGGCACGGGCACCCACCCGACGACGGCCATGTGCCTCGAATGGCTCGATGGCCAGCAGCTCGCGCGCAAGCACGTGCTCGACTACGGCTGCGGCTCGGGCATCCTCGCCATCGCGGCGTTGAAACTCGGCGCCCTCCGCGCCACCGGCATCGACAACGATCCGCAGGCATTGCTGGCGTCACGCGACAACGCAGAGCGCAACGGCGTCGCTGGCGATCTGGACGTCTATCTGCCGGGCGAGGCGCCCGAGGCGTTGGCCGACGTGCTGGTCGCCAACATCCTTGCCGGCCCGCTGGGCGAGCTGGCACCGACGTTCGCCGCGGCCGTGAAGCCGGGCGCGCCGTTCGCCCTCTCGGGCATTCTGCACGGCCAGCACGACGAACTGCTGAAGCGATACGCGGAGTGGTTCGAGAATCTGGAAGTACGCACGCTGGAAGACTGGGTGCGCATCAGCGGCTACCGCAAATCCGATTGA
- a CDS encoding zinc-ribbon and DUF3426 domain-containing protein produces MYTQCPECLTVYKLEAELLVPACGCVRCSHCETVFNALGTLAAQLPPEPFTRLTEHALDRDPPLAGVAVFRPRPATEDVTPTPLDEPANTDGDAFDTHDDTEDFSQLTFTPRFAKPRRRSWRTAAWVLVCTTLVLGLGAQLAWAKRDVLIADATVGPLLASACDALGCRLPLVSAPSQLRLLARDVEQHPSVQDGLLITASVHNDAAFAQPYPVVTIVLSDANGQRLAMRRFQPEDYVGDAAIRARGLAGGATTAMVFEVQDPGQRAVAFAFSFD; encoded by the coding sequence ATGTATACGCAGTGCCCCGAGTGTCTCACCGTCTACAAACTGGAAGCGGAACTGCTGGTTCCCGCGTGCGGCTGCGTGCGCTGCAGCCATTGCGAGACCGTGTTCAACGCCCTGGGCACGCTGGCCGCGCAGTTGCCTCCAGAACCGTTCACGCGGCTGACCGAGCACGCGCTGGACCGCGATCCGCCGCTGGCTGGCGTGGCAGTCTTCCGCCCCCGGCCGGCGACGGAAGACGTGACGCCCACGCCACTGGACGAACCCGCCAACACGGACGGGGATGCGTTCGACACGCACGACGACACCGAAGATTTCTCGCAGCTCACCTTCACGCCGCGCTTTGCAAAGCCGCGTCGCCGTTCCTGGCGCACAGCGGCATGGGTGCTGGTCTGCACGACGTTGGTACTCGGCCTTGGTGCTCAGCTTGCCTGGGCGAAGCGCGACGTACTGATCGCCGATGCGACCGTCGGGCCACTGCTTGCTTCCGCGTGCGATGCGTTGGGTTGCCGGCTTCCCCTGGTTTCCGCGCCGTCGCAATTGCGCCTTCTCGCACGCGATGTGGAACAGCATCCGTCCGTGCAGGACGGCTTGCTTATCACCGCCAGCGTGCACAACGACGCCGCATTCGCGCAGCCCTATCCGGTGGTGACCATCGTGTTGTCGGACGCGAACGGACAACGCCTCGCGATGCGTCGCTTCCAGCCCGAAGACTACGTGGGCGACGCGGCCATCCGCGCGCGTGGCCTCGCCGGTGGCGCCACGACCGCCATGGTCTTCGAGGTGCAAGACCCGGGCCAGCGCGCCGTCGCTTTCGCCTTCAGCTTCGACTGA
- a CDS encoding helix-turn-helix domain-containing protein translates to MQSALSECVSRTVRRYLADIGDTEFGEGLHALVIREVEGPLLREVLAFHEGNQSRAAAALGINRATLRKKLAAHGLS, encoded by the coding sequence ATGCAGAGCGCCCTCAGCGAATGTGTCAGTCGTACGGTTCGTCGTTACCTCGCCGACATTGGCGACACCGAGTTCGGTGAAGGGCTGCACGCCCTCGTCATCCGCGAGGTCGAAGGTCCGCTGCTTCGCGAAGTGCTCGCCTTCCACGAAGGCAACCAGAGCCGCGCCGCCGCTGCGCTCGGCATCAACCGCGCCACCCTGCGCAAGAAGCTCGCCGCTCACGGCCTGTCCTGA